A genome region from Choloepus didactylus isolate mChoDid1 chromosome 12, mChoDid1.pri, whole genome shotgun sequence includes the following:
- the LOC119507385 gene encoding translation machinery-associated protein 7-like — MSGHEDGKKQPLKQPKKQAKDMDEEDRAFKKKQKEKQKKLEELKVKAAGKGPLATSGIHKSGKR; from the coding sequence ATGTCTGGCCATGAGGATGGCAAGAAGCAGCCCCTGAAGCAGCCCAAGAAGCAAGCCAAAGACATGGACGAGGAGGATAGGGCtttcaagaagaaacaaaaagaaaagcagaagaaactGGAGGAGCTGAAAGTGAAGGCTGCGGGGAAGGGCCCTCTGGCCACAAGTGGGATTCATAAATCTGGCAAAAGGTAA